AAATGAGCCGTATGCTGGTCACCACTGGGTTCGCCCACTGAAAAAAACAGGTGCATCTGCAAGTCCTATCCAAGCTATTCACGTGGTTCTCAGGTAGAAGAGAACTGTGAATGGTATGCCATCATGATCCTCAAAACGGCATAAAGGTATGCGGAAAAACAGTTTTTGGTCAACCCCGTTTTCAGCTGATGCGCATTGAGCGGACGATGGCCCGTGGACAGGTCACAATAAAAAAGCTCCCTGAAAGCTGGTTTCAGAGAGCTTGATTATATGAGATGACGTGCCAAGATCAGCAATTCTTACCGATGAAGAATTGCTTCAGCCGAGCTAAGCATAGGAAGCTTAACCTTCAGTGGCAGCGGTTTCTTCTTCTGCAGCAGATTCTTTAACAATTTCCAGCCCGGGGACGGTAATTGTTTTGATGAGAACCGTTGTATATTTCTGGCGGTGCCCTGTATGGCGACGTGAATTTTTTCGGCGTCGAAACTTTTGAATTTCGAGCTTTTCGCCTTTAAATTCAGGATTTACGACTTCTGCTTCTACAGAGGCGCCTTCGATTGTGGGAGCGCCGATAGAACTGGCTCCACCGCCGTTTGCCAGCAGAACGCTTTCGAAAGTAATGGAATCACCTTCGTTTGCTGTAGCACGGTAGTCGATTGTCAGGGTATCGCCTTCCTGAATCGTATATTGACGGCTGCCATCTTCGATTACTACAAACATCCTCAAACCTTCTTTTCTTCTTACTCTTTGATCAATAAATGTGCTGAAGTCGGATTTGTGAATCAAAGTCAATCCGAGTCATATTCAGAATCAATTGCGCAA
This window of the Gimesia fumaroli genome carries:
- the rplU gene encoding 50S ribosomal protein L21 translates to MFVVIEDGSRQYTIQEGDTLTIDYRATANEGDSITFESVLLANGGGASSIGAPTIEGASVEAEVVNPEFKGEKLEIQKFRRRKNSRRHTGHRQKYTTVLIKTITVPGLEIVKESAAEEETAATEG